The DNA segment AACATCGGTGTCTCAATATTTGTCGGCTCCATAGTGCTGGCCTTCCTGTTTGGAATGAGTCCTGAGGATGCCGCTGTGACCCTTTACCGCTCCGCCACCTCGTGGGAGACGATAAGGCTGGTGCTCATAATAGCCTTTATCATGGGCATGACCTCAGTCTTCTCCCAGATAGGCTACCTGAAGGACATGGAAACTGCCGCGAGCAACCTCTTTCCCAAGGCCAAGTACTCTTTGGCCATGCTTCCCGCCCTCATCGGACTTATGCCGATGCCAGCTGGCGCACTGGTCTCGGCCCCCATGATAGAGCCGGTCGCCGGGAAGTTCGAGATGAAAGCTGAAGACAAAACCCTCGTCAACTACTGGTTCAGGCACATATGGGAGCACTCGTGGCCGATGTATCAGGCCATAGTCATCGCCTCGGCTCTCGTTGGAATCTCGATACGGGAGATGAGCACCAAGATGTTTCCCCTGACGGTTCTTATGGCACTCATCGGTTACGTCCTCCTTATCCGCCCGCTTCCCGATGCCGGTTCCGGAAAAGGAAACGTCAAAACCGGCCTCATACTTCTCCTGAAGAGCACGTACCCTATACTGGTTATCATACTCGTTTCAATCGTTCTGGGCATCGACATGGTCTACGGTGCTTTTCTTGGCTTCCTCTCGGCTCTCATTCCTAACCTGAAGAGGGTGAGCCTGAAAGGGGTCATTGCTCATGCTCTCCAGCTCAGGATAGTCTTTCTCCTCGTTGCGGTGATGTATTTCAAATACGTGCTCCAAACTACTGGAGCCGTTGAGACGCTCCCAAAAGCAATGATATCGATGAACCTGCCGGTGGTTCTCGTCCTCATGGTGACGCCCTTCATCGTCGGCCTTATGACGGGCATAAGCTTCGCCTACGTGGGGATGACCTTTCCCCTGCTCCTGCCCTTCTTCACGGGCTTTGACCACATAGCCCTCGCTTACCTGAGCGGCTACATGGGGATGCTCTTCAGTCCCGTGCACCTCTGCTTTGTGTTCTCCGCCGAATACTACGGGGCCGAGCTCCGGAGGACCTACCTGCGGCTCCTTTCTCCGGCGCTGCTCCTCTTCGCCGGGGGCGTTGCCTATATTGCCCTCTTTCTCTGAAAGCTTTTATACCCTGGAACATAGGGTTCCATAGGTGAGACCATGAAGATGGAGGAGCTCGTGCGGGAGATTGAACGTCTGAAGGAGGAGCGCAACGCTATAATCATGGCCCACAACTACCAGCTGCCTGAAATCCAGGAGATAGCGGACTTTCTCGGCGACAGCCTTGAACTCGCGAGGAAGGCCGTAAAGGTGGATGCCGACGTCATAGTCTTCGCGGGAGTGGACTTCATGGCAGAAACGGCAAAAATCCTCAACCCCGAAAAGACCGTCCTGCTCCCGAGTAAAAGGGCCACCTGTGCGATGGCCAACATGCTCAAGGTGGAGCACATCCTCAAGGCCAAGGAGCAGTACCCGGACGCGCCGGTGGTTCTCTACGTGAACACCACCGCCGAGACTAAGGCCTACGCCGACGTCACGGTTACCTCAGCCAACGCGGTCAAGATAGTTGAAAAGCTCGATTCCGATGTCATCATCTTCGGGCCGGACAAGAACCTGGCAAACTATGTGGCCAAAAAGACAGGCAAGAAGGTCATTCCCGTGCCGGAGTACGGGCACTGCTACGTCCACAGACAGTTCACCGTTCGAGATGTGGAGCGCGCGAGGAAGCTCTACCCCAACGCCAAGCTGATGGTTCACCCCGAGTGCGAGCCGGAGGTTCAAGAAAAGGCGGACATCATAGTCTCCACCGGCGGGATGATACGAAGGGCTAAAGAGTGGAACGAGTGGGTCGTCTTCACGGAGCATGAGATGGTCTACCGCCTTCAGAAGCTCTATCCAGATATTAAGTTCTACCCGGCTAAGGAAGATGCGGTCTGCATCGGCATGAAAGCCATAACGCTCAACCACATATACGAGGCACTCAGGGACATAAAGTACGAGGTTGAAGTGCCGGAGGAGATAGCCCGAAAGGCCAGGAGAGCCATCGAGAAAATGCTTGAGATGAGCTGAGGTGTTAAGTTGAGAGGGAAAGATTCCGAGGTTTTTGTTGAGTGTGGAGGGAAACTTTATGATTCCTCTTCATTACCTTCTCCGCTTCATTGAGGAGGACGCCCCCTTCGGCGACGTCACGAGCGAGGCGGTTATACCTGAAGGAACGAAGGCAAAAGCGGTAATCATTGCGAAGCAGAACGGGGTCATAGCGGGAGTCGAGGAGGCCAAAGCCCTCTTTGAGCACTTCGGGGTTGGAGTTGAGGTCCGGAAGAGGGACGGCGAAGAAGTGAAGAAGGGGGACATCATACTCAAGCTGACCGGTGATGCGCGCGCGATACTCCTCGTCGAGAGGACGGCTTTGAATGTCATGGGCAGGATGAGCGGGATTGCGACAGAGGTCAGAAGGCTGGTTGATAAGGTTAAGGCCGTAAATCCCAAGGTTCGCGTTGCAGGGACTAGGAAAACCCTCCTCAAGCCGATAGACAAAAGGGCCATACTCATCGGTGGAGGAGAGCCGCACCGCTTCTCGCTGAGCGACGCAATACTCATAAAGGACAACCACCTCGCTCTGGTCCCGCTCGAAGAGGCAATAAGGCGCGCCA comes from the Thermococcus thioreducens genome and includes:
- a CDS encoding TIGR00529 family membrane protein; translated protein: MELLYLIASFAVVIALIWLKINIGVSIFVGSIVLAFLFGMSPEDAAVTLYRSATSWETIRLVLIIAFIMGMTSVFSQIGYLKDMETAASNLFPKAKYSLAMLPALIGLMPMPAGALVSAPMIEPVAGKFEMKAEDKTLVNYWFRHIWEHSWPMYQAIVIASALVGISIREMSTKMFPLTVLMALIGYVLLIRPLPDAGSGKGNVKTGLILLLKSTYPILVIILVSIVLGIDMVYGAFLGFLSALIPNLKRVSLKGVIAHALQLRIVFLLVAVMYFKYVLQTTGAVETLPKAMISMNLPVVLVLMVTPFIVGLMTGISFAYVGMTFPLLLPFFTGFDHIALAYLSGYMGMLFSPVHLCFVFSAEYYGAELRRTYLRLLSPALLLFAGGVAYIALFL
- the nadA gene encoding quinolinate synthase NadA is translated as MKMEELVREIERLKEERNAIIMAHNYQLPEIQEIADFLGDSLELARKAVKVDADVIVFAGVDFMAETAKILNPEKTVLLPSKRATCAMANMLKVEHILKAKEQYPDAPVVLYVNTTAETKAYADVTVTSANAVKIVEKLDSDVIIFGPDKNLANYVAKKTGKKVIPVPEYGHCYVHRQFTVRDVERARKLYPNAKLMVHPECEPEVQEKADIIVSTGGMIRRAKEWNEWVVFTEHEMVYRLQKLYPDIKFYPAKEDAVCIGMKAITLNHIYEALRDIKYEVEVPEEIARKARRAIEKMLEMS
- the nadC gene encoding carboxylating nicotinate-nucleotide diphosphorylase: MIPLHYLLRFIEEDAPFGDVTSEAVIPEGTKAKAVIIAKQNGVIAGVEEAKALFEHFGVGVEVRKRDGEEVKKGDIILKLTGDARAILLVERTALNVMGRMSGIATEVRRLVDKVKAVNPKVRVAGTRKTLLKPIDKRAILIGGGEPHRFSLSDAILIKDNHLALVPLEEAIRRAKEFSVYKVVEVEVESLEDAIKAARAGADVVMLDNMTPGEIAETIEALKREGLRDGVKIEVSGGITPENIGEYAKLDIDVISLGYLTHSVRNFDVSLEIIGKA